The following nucleotide sequence is from Paroedura picta isolate Pp20150507F chromosome 1, Ppicta_v3.0, whole genome shotgun sequence.
GGTTTGGCTGTGCATCTGCTCTTCCCATCTGCGCTCGGAAACTGATTAGACCATTTCAGATTTCAAGTGATCAGCCCTCTCCTATCCAGTCGTGGCTCATCCAAAGCTCCCGAGGAAAGTGGGATCTTTCGGTCCTTCTTGCATTTCCGACCATTACAGGATCTAGAAATGTCTGCAACACTCTTATCTGCCTTCTACGACATCGACTTCTTGTGCAAGGTGAGGAGGGGGGTAGAGAGAGACTTGTGTTTTCTCGGCCAGGTTGTTTAGAATAGTTCGGGAAGCACTGCAGTGAAACTGGCGTTGCAGAGGGGAAACGAATTGCTTTTAAGGCTGCAGTCTTGTGTACACTTACTTGGCTGTAAGCCTGCTTAGATTCGGCAGGATTTCATTCTGAATAAGTATATACAGGAAGGAGCAGCACGACCTACTTTGTTCATCAACAGGTTAAGAAAGAGTCAGACATCGCAACTTCAGGGAACTTTTCGGTTGGGGACTTGCTTTTTGTTGTTTGTGGAAGGTGAGCGATTTCCATGTGGAAGGGCAGTTTGTAGGTGTTTGCTTTGTCATGGAGGGACGGGGGGCTTGCAAGAAGCCAGGGTGCGTGTATCGAAGTGGCGCCTAGTTCTGTGGAtggcaccaacccccccccctcccttattaCAATGTGCCTGTATGGTGGGTGTGTTTAGAAGGAGTTGCAATGGCAGATATGTCGAGGCTTAAGCTGCTCCCGCAAGCTCCAGCTGTGTTGAATCGGaactcttagagctctcagtcccGACGGATGGGAGTGGGAGGGGTTTCAGACCACCCCTCAAAAAGTTTTTTAAGTTGCAGATAACTGCTCGGAAGGGGGAGGACGTGTCAACCAGACACACAGTTCAGCAAAAACAGCTAGCGTGGGCTGCTCTTTGGCGGTTGTGCGGAGAAAAAGGCCTTTTTGCTGCACGTCGTCGAAGGGAGTGCTGGAGGTCTGCGGCCCTCTCGCCTCCCTCCCAGGCTCTTGGCAGTCACGGTGCACCCtgttttttcctccccttctctctttctcttctccccgcTACTTCTCCTACCCTTCTGGCTCCCAGACCGAGAAATCCCTGAGTAACCTGAGCAGCATGCTGGACAAGAAGGCAGTGGGGAGCCCAGTGGGCACCTCTCCCAACTCCAACTTCGGGCCGGGTTTTCTGCGGAGGCACTCGACCAGCAACCTGCAGGCTCTGGCTAACGGCAACGCCAAGTTCCCCGGTGGCTCGTCGCCCTCGCCCTCTTCGTTCGGCAACCTCAAGGAGCCCGGCGgcaccggaggaggaggaggcggcggcggcggggggagcAGCAGCCCCACCGCCTTGCTCAACAAGGAGAACAAGTTCCGAGACCGCTCCTTCAGCGAGAATGGCGAGCGAAGCCAGCACCTCATGCAGCAgctccagcagcagcaggtggtggtggtggcggccacCACGggcaagggcggcggcggcggaggaggaggaggcggcgggaaCGGCGGCGGCGCCCCCATCAACTCCACGCGCTACAAGACGGAGCTGTGCCGGCCCTTCGAGGAGAGCGGCGCCTGCAAGTACGGCGAGAAGTGCCAGTTCGCCCACGGCTACCACGAGCTGCGCAGCCTGACGCGCCACCCCAAGTACAAGACGGAGCTGTGCCGCACCTTCCACACCATCGGCTTCTGCCCTTACGGGCCGCGCTGCCACTTCATCCACAACGCCGACGAGCGCCGCCCAGCGCCCGCCAACGGCAACGCCAACCCGCCGCCtcagcccccgccgccgccgccgcaccagCCCAACCCACAGCAACACCAGCCTAACCCGCAGCCGCACAACGGCCACCCCCACCCGCACCTCCACCTCCCGCACGCCGGCAGCACCGGCGACCTCCGCGCCTTCGCGCCCGCCGCCCGggaccacccgctggggggcagcGGCGGCTTCGGCATTCCTCACGGGCGAGGAGGGGGCGTCGGAGGCGACAGGCCCAAGCTTCACCACAGCCTCAGCTTCTCCGGCTTCTCcgcccaccaccagcaccaccatcaccaccaccaccaccacggcgGGGCTGTGGCGGCGGTGGCCGCGGCCCAGGGCgggctggaggcggcggcggcggcgctgctcCTGGAGAGCCCCGGCGGGTCCCgcaccccgccgccgcccgcctcggCTGGCTCCTACTGCGAGGAGCTGGTGGCCTCGCCATCGTGCGCCAACAACGCGTTCGCCTTCTCGGCGGGGCAAGAGCTGGGCAGCCTCATCGCGCCCCTCGCCCTccacgccccgccgccgccgcctcagcaGAGCTGCTTCCCCAACGCGGCGGCCTTCTACCGCTGCCaccagcaaggaggaggaggaggaggagggaattgcTGCCCGCCGCCCGGCCCTCCCGCCTCGCCTCCCTTCAGCTTCCAGCCCCTGCGGCGACTCTCCGAGTCGCCCGTCTTCGACGCCCCGCCGAGCCCTCCGGATTCCCTTTCCGACCGCGAGAGTTACCTGAGCGGCTCCCTCAGCTCCGGCAGCCTCAGCGGGTCGGAGTCCCCCAGCCTGGACTCGGGCAGGCGCCTGCCCATTTTCAGCCGCCTTTCCATCTCCGACGACTGAGGAGGCAGGAAAAAGAAAGCGGGGTGGGAGGGGCAAGGGAATCTTCCCCGAATTGTCATACCTTTGAGGACCTCACCaagtgtatttctttttttattattatatattattattgttgttttaaaggtctgggggaaggggggtcatTCCTCATTGGGGCAGCTACCCCCCTCTCttccttgccttgcctttccAACAGGAGCAGAGATTGCAACAGCTGCCAGAAACTAGCCAAGCTCGCACATACCTACCTTCCTTTTGTTGCAGTCTTTTTTTTCagtgtgcatttttaaagaaaaaaaatcctttgctgagcaaattcagaaaaagagaggaggaagcaaaaaaaaacttttctcttTTTATCAAGAGATGAACAAAAGAGCTAAAATTGTGAAAGGAAAATGATGTCATCACAGAACAATCCTATTTTTTATATCTTAAAGACTTTGGAAGGagaggattttttcttttttgttgttgtttttgtttttccctccccctttgcaGACTAGTTTAAAGTAAGGCACCAGCAGCCATTCCATCTTCaagtgtgtttgtgggggagggcaggagacaAAGGGTGAAAGGAGCATTAGTAAATATACCCAATCCTACTCCCCCATGAATTAACAATCAGTCTGGAGGCCCATGAACTCTTCATTCCAGGTTCCTCCAGAtctatatataacaaaaataatttaaGGAGGGGTGCCTTTCAATCAAATTTAAAGTAAATATACTAAATGTataagcttttaaaagaaaaatccaacATCCTGCCAAGAATATGCCTTGATAACAACACTCTAGTTTTTTATAtacctatatatattttaacatgcTAAAACTTCCATTCCAAAGTTTAATATTGGTTCCATTGCCACCACTTAGTGGATGTTTGGCTTAGAACAATTTTGTTGCTTTATTTGGAAGCATTCAACTGAGTTTAGTTTGTAATTGTTGGCGAATAACtgctgattttttaatttttttagctGTCTTGAGTTGATTGCGCAAGTCACTGCACAACTCAAATATGAAActatttaacttatttattatcTTGTGAAAAGTATACATTGGTAATTTGTTCATACTGTATTTATCGGGTATGATGAAAAACAATAGATATATATTCTTTTATTATGTTTAAATTATGATTGCCATTATTAATCGGCAAAATGTGGAGTGTGTTCTTTTCACAGTAATATATGCCTTTTTGTAACTTCACTTGGTTATTTTATTGTAAATGAGTAAAATTCTTAATTTAAGAGATTGTATgtaatatttatttcattaatttcttTCCTTGTTTACGTAAATTTGAAAGATTTGCATTGGCTTTCTTACAGAAATCTGACTCAATGCTGTGGAAGTAGTGTGAGAAACTTCAGTGGGTTTTAGAATGTACAATGGTTGTAACCCGTCCAAGCTATTAAAAAAAACCTACTTTGCAATCAGAATTTAAAGTGGCAAACCTAattcaaacttttaaaattaacCAAAAAGTATTCAAGTTGCCTAACTTCACCAATCACACTGTGATAGTCTCAAAGTATGTagcaataaaggggggggggtcccagtaTTATGTCTCACAGTGCCTTCATAAGGGTCCATGCTTGCCTTAAATCTTCCTCAACCAAATAAGTATTTTTCTTAATGCTTGAGAATTTGAATGTAGGGCTGGGTTTTTAACTACAAAAAAATTGTACCACTCGTTTTATAAGTAAGGAGACCACCTTTTGGATCTGAAACTTTTAAATACATGATCATATCTATAATTAAATTccaaaatatgtatttttcttctgtagAAAGCCAGGAGTGCTTCAAAACTTTCCTGGAGGGTGGATGAATAAGCAGTACCTTATTTTTTTTGTATGTACATAGGTACAGGTTCAGCACTATGTACTCTTTGGACTACTTTAACAGAAGTATGTTTTGAATGTAACTAGAGGATAAGTCAACTTgagttgtaatatatattttggaGAGTCAGTTCACTACAAATTTGGAGTGTGAGACTGTAAACTTTGTACTGTAAATGTTTTGTAGTTCTCCCAATAAAACTTTTGAGGAAAAAAATCCCAAGCTATTAAAGCCATGTCTGCAAGGTGGTGCTTCTTTTATTAGCTTTCCCCTATCAGAATGGTGTCTAGCTACAGATTAACCTGGTTTTGAACTGCAGAATTGCTCCATTCCTGCAGAAATAGCTGGGAGGCTGCCAAAACCAATAAACAAATGTTCCAGAATGTTCCAAAGTACTCTTGCAAGGTGCAGTCCTGTATACATCAATAGTAGGGGAGTGGGTAACCTTTGTTTTAGCTGTTTTTAGTCTACAGAATCCCAAGATACTAATACAAAAGAAATGAATGTTGGCTTATTTGTGTATTCTCACTAGAAAGAAAGGGTAAATCTGGATCATAACCAGACAGTGACTCAAGAAATAACAAGTTTCATAGCTTAGAAGGAGGCTTAAGAAATTGTCATGACATTAGTTACCAAAGGTATGGTACTATCAATGCTAGTATTTCTCAGAGCAGTCTTCCCATTTTTCCCCTGCCCATGGCTTGACACTGCTGCTCAGTTCACATTCCCTTTCACTCTCCTGCTACTGGTACTTTAATGTTTTTTTGTAAACAGGCCTGAAGACCATGTGTTGCTGTACAAACTGCAGTTTGGCTCCTTTTCCTTGGAGTCCAATTTTAAGGGAGCTTCAATTACAGCAATTCCAACTCTGAAAGCACGTGTAATGGCATGCAACCTCCACAAGTTAATTACCTGTGACTCCATTCTGTTTCTTAGAGTAATGCTTTCCCATATAAGTTTTTGTATCTCATTTGAAGAGGTTTTCAAGGTCTCTGCAAGCTGCTGATGAGGTGAACCTGTTGTGTGGGGCTGTTTTTTATCACTCTAGACTAGATTACAGATTGATGATAGAAGTTTCcatataaaaaaaaatcttaagggAAGTGAGGGAGACAAGGCAAGAAGCACTGCAGGAAACTTGTGGTTTTGTAGGAAATATAATTTAGCCATGGGGCCTTTATATGAAATATAGCAGAGAACCCATTCTTTGTGAGAACTAAGCTTACGTGGCACTTGTTTACTGTGTTGGACTCCTCTTTGTCACCTGCAGAACCTACCATTTTCAGATGTGGATATTGTGGATGGAGTCTTGTGAACATCAACTCTCCGGAGTTGTAAACATGCCTTTCTTATATGCTCATGAACATGTTTTAATCCCTACACTTCAGGTTAATAATGTGGCTTTATCTATTCTGCTGCCAGGGTAACTTCTATAAATACCAGCTAGAATGCAGAGCTGCTACTAAATGCTTTGTAGCTTAACAAACCTTAGACTGACTTGTACTGAAATAAGGACTCCTCCTGCTACGGTTGCAGCTAGTTTGTAGAAATGCCACCAGAGAGTGAGGGTGCAGTTCTCAAAGTTCAGTGGCGTGTGGTAGTTTCTATAGATTACTACTGATTAATGGTCAACTTCAGACAATTACAATAGATGTTCCTGAACACTGCTTTAGAAAGCAAAAATCAAGATCTGCCTAATGTAActtgtttaattatttaaaagtttacattaaagttattattattattattattattggatttattacccgccactcccttgtggctcgtggcgggttacaacagtataaaaccccataaaatacattaaaatcccattgcaGCCAACACCCCAAGTCTACCAAGTCCTGAATTTCAGCAGTGCTAATACCTGTACCTGCTGCTATCGCAGGTATGTGCAATCTAGCAGGTTTGAGTGCAGACCATCAACCATCTTGTGGCCTGCAGGTGCTTGACAGTTCTATTACTACAGTCTGGGAGTTGGGGGAGCTGATAAAACTCCTAGTATTAGCTACAAAAAAAGCTAAGGAATTGCATTTAGATATGCTGGTCATGTGCAGTCTTGACCTAACTGTATTAGTCTTAATGCCTCAAATAATGGAGTTGTTCCTACAGCTCCATAATTAGGAAAGCTGTTTTTCACATTTCTGGATAAAGATATCCTGAGTAATACTTAACATCTGAATGTCCTAGTAAGCCTGGGTGTCTGAGCTATAACACATTTCTTAATACTTAAgcctctttttccttttaaaatgtagaTAAGGACAAAAATTGCTCCCAGGTTTCTTCTAAGTTGCCGTTATGTTGTTTCCCAGCCCCTTATTCACTGATAGGTGTTGGTTGTGAGTCATAGTGCAGGACAGTGTTTCCTGGTTGAGAcaaga
It contains:
- the ZFP36L2 gene encoding mRNA decay activator protein ZFP36L2, encoding MSATLLSAFYDIDFLCKTEKSLSNLSSMLDKKAVGSPVGTSPNSNFGPGFLRRHSTSNLQALANGNAKFPGGSSPSPSSFGNLKEPGGTGGGGGGGGGGSSSPTALLNKENKFRDRSFSENGERSQHLMQQLQQQQVVVVAATTGKGGGGGGGGGGGNGGGAPINSTRYKTELCRPFEESGACKYGEKCQFAHGYHELRSLTRHPKYKTELCRTFHTIGFCPYGPRCHFIHNADERRPAPANGNANPPPQPPPPPPHQPNPQQHQPNPQPHNGHPHPHLHLPHAGSTGDLRAFAPAARDHPLGGSGGFGIPHGRGGGVGGDRPKLHHSLSFSGFSAHHQHHHHHHHHHGGAVAAVAAAQGGLEAAAAALLLESPGGSRTPPPPASAGSYCEELVASPSCANNAFAFSAGQELGSLIAPLALHAPPPPPQQSCFPNAAAFYRCHQQGGGGGGGNCCPPPGPPASPPFSFQPLRRLSESPVFDAPPSPPDSLSDRESYLSGSLSSGSLSGSESPSLDSGRRLPIFSRLSISDD